One Acropora palmata chromosome 2, jaAcrPala1.3, whole genome shotgun sequence genomic window carries:
- the LOC141874341 gene encoding uncharacterized protein LOC141874341 isoform X2 yields the protein MKLLVYLGVILLSLAERSIATISIRLWDIEIQTASQVTRVYADSGTGAKSDLAVFQADLNHVPEGVFIVGQVAVRSHATSVPPSSIILVSQKYGWDLAPPTGFTPVWKDHGSGGAQDVTFWRVNCPRNFASLGDVAIANYDPPTEQFRQKYACIRKSLLKPGKIRETPIWTDQGSGASSDGSVWLVENDPKVSTAAGLAGFFKVQGGYSKPQMIV from the exons ATGAAGCTATTGGTCTATCTTGGTGTGATACTGCTATCTCTTGCAGAG CGATCTATTGCAACTATTTCAATACGGCTATGGGATATTGAGATACAGACAGCGAGCCAAGTGACCAGGGTCTATGCAGATTCCGGTACCGGTGCAAAGTCGGATCTCGCTGTTTTTCAAGCCGACCTTAACCACGTTCCCGAAGGCGTCTTCATTGTTGGCCAAGTCGCTGTCCGCAGTCACGCAACTTCTGTTCCTCCTTCTTCTATCATTCTCGTAAGCCAAAAATACGGTTGGGATTTGGCACCACCGACTGGTTTCACTCCAGTCTGGAAGGATCATGGGTCGGGAGGGGCGCAGGATGTTACCTTTTGGCGTGTTAATTGTCCAAGAAATTTCGCCTCACTTGGAGACGTGGCGATCGCAAATTACGATCCACCGACCGAACAATTCAGGCAGAAATATGCTTGCATCCGAAAATCTCTGTTAAAGCCGGGGAAGATAAGGGAGACACCAATTTGGACCGATCAAGGTTCTGGAGCATCTAGCGATGGCTCTGTTTGGTTAGTCGAGAATGATCCCAAAGTTTCGACTGCTGCTGGCTTGGCAGGATTCTTCAAAGTACAGGGCGGCTACAGCAAACCGCAG atgATCGTATAA
- the LOC141874341 gene encoding uncharacterized protein LOC141874341 isoform X1: protein MKLLVYLGVILLSLAERSIATISIRLWDIEIQTASQVTRVYADSGTGAKSDLAVFQADLNHVPEGVFIVGQVAVRSHATSVPPSSIILVSQKYGWDLAPPTGFTPVWKDHGSGGAQDVTFWRVNCPRNFASLGDVAIANYDPPTEQFRQKYACIRKSLLKPGKIRETPIWTDQGSGASSDGSVWLVENDPKVSTAAGLAGFFKVQGGYSKPQVPVYVLPTVAA, encoded by the exons ATGAAGCTATTGGTCTATCTTGGTGTGATACTGCTATCTCTTGCAGAG CGATCTATTGCAACTATTTCAATACGGCTATGGGATATTGAGATACAGACAGCGAGCCAAGTGACCAGGGTCTATGCAGATTCCGGTACCGGTGCAAAGTCGGATCTCGCTGTTTTTCAAGCCGACCTTAACCACGTTCCCGAAGGCGTCTTCATTGTTGGCCAAGTCGCTGTCCGCAGTCACGCAACTTCTGTTCCTCCTTCTTCTATCATTCTCGTAAGCCAAAAATACGGTTGGGATTTGGCACCACCGACTGGTTTCACTCCAGTCTGGAAGGATCATGGGTCGGGAGGGGCGCAGGATGTTACCTTTTGGCGTGTTAATTGTCCAAGAAATTTCGCCTCACTTGGAGACGTGGCGATCGCAAATTACGATCCACCGACCGAACAATTCAGGCAGAAATATGCTTGCATCCGAAAATCTCTGTTAAAGCCGGGGAAGATAAGGGAGACACCAATTTGGACCGATCAAGGTTCTGGAGCATCTAGCGATGGCTCTGTTTGGTTAGTCGAGAATGATCCCAAAGTTTCGACTGCTGCTGGCTTGGCAGGATTCTTCAAAGTACAGGGCGGCTACAGCAAACCGCAGGTACCAGTCTATGTGTTGCCTACTGTAGCTGCCTAA